The genomic stretch CAGTGTCCATGCACTGCGAAATCGTCCTGAACATGCCCTTTGCTCGGGGGGTGGGAATCTTCTTCCTCACTTTGTGTCTGCTGACATTTGCTTTTTGTTGTCAAAACTCAAATGAGACCAACGCAGCGCTGATAAACCTGTGTTTAAACCTCCTGCTGTTTGACCTTCTTGACCAGCCCAATTCTCTTTTCCAGCTTCATCTACAAACCCCGGTGAGCGCTGTTAGCATTTCTGTACACCGTTTGCTGGGTCAATCAATACTTCAGTAGTTCCTAATTATTTCCCCCTTTTCCTCCAGCAATCCTGTGCAATTATGAAGAGTCTCCGCAGGTTCTTCTTCATCTCTACTTTTGTGTGGATGTTCATTGAGACTGTTGTGATCTTCTTGTTCTTGAAAAATATATCACAGATCAGATCAAACCTGGAACAGGGGCTTAGGTGGAACAGGGTGAATATGGTTGGATACCTCATTCCTGTGGTAGTAGTGATTGTGTGTACTGCAATCAGTGCTCAAAATGATGTTAATGGAGAGTAAGTGTGGTTGGAGATGGTTGGTTTAACACATTGTAACTGatcagaatacaacatttttttatatttttatactttatgtTTTTAGCCTGATTTTGTTCCATTTGTAGATGCTGGGAAACtaaagatgaagagaagaaattTGACTATCTTATACTTTTCATTGTTGCGGTGAGTAATATAGATTTTGTTGAAGCAAAACATCGACTCCAACAACAAACTTATGTATGACACATGGCTTTCAGTGGTGAGGTAGCACTCATATATTATATCAGATCAAGTGTATCTAACAGAGATGTTTAATAGATTAGATATTATTGTTGTGTGCAGTCAAACGTGCTtctctacatcatcatcatcatcatgatggtCTTCACCCTGAAGCAGTTGCGAAACATGAACCTTCAGAGGCCCAACAGGGACAATACAAATCTGGTCATGCGTGTGATGTTTAAAAGCCTGGCCCAGTTTATCATCCTCGGTTGCTACTGGATTCTCCGCTATATCCCCACTGACAATGTGGGATTGTATAACGTCTTCCTGTTCCTCAACACCCAGCAGGGCACCTTCATCTTCATCGTCCACTGTCTCCTTAACCAAGAGGTCAGCACCCAACCAATAACCACTTACCAGTCTCACTTATTGACTACTGTCTTCTAACCATCTTACCTGATGattttgattattaatattgaAAGTTTTATGAAAACGTTATTAAAACTGGAAAGTTTATTTTAGATGAGATGTACAGACTTTCTGCTAAATGTATTGACCTATTCTGCACCATATGATCTCTTTTTCAGGTCAGGCAGAAGTACAGGAAGATTTGGGATGGTATTTGCTGCTATAAAAACCCTGGCGAAGCTTCAGAGGCTGTGGAGACTCAGGAGACTCAGCACTGAATTCAGAAGAACAGCATTTCCGAAAGAAGAAATCCAAATTCTGTGATAATACCCTGCTGCTGTTTATTTTCCTATGAAAGTGTGTTTTCTATTCCACTTATACCAAAGCAGCTGAACAATGTTTACTTGGCAGACCAAAAGCCATGTTTAGTCTGAAGGCATATTTGAAGATAGTCTGTTGCTATCACCTTACTTTCCTATTCCTATTAATCATCTAATATCATTTGCAGGCTTTGTACAAATGTACCACGTCAAAAATCtgagaaccttttttttttttttttttattgaactgtttttttttttttaattgatgctGTGAATTCTGTGATGATTGTCAAGACATCTCAGAAGCTTACATACTGTATTACATATAATTTGCACTTTTGGGGGAATTTTAGGCAAAACCTCTTAAAGTCATTTggataaatttattttatttcatagtttgcatgagaaaaaaaattgttctcCAAGAAAAACTtatctgttaattttttttttttttttttttttgaaaactgGGTGCAAGTTAACGAGAAGAATTTAATCTGAATGTTGATTTttgttagtaaataaaaaaaaacgatataataataaataaaataataaaactagtTTATAACTAGCCATAAGAATTTtttggcagcagatttttatccagaatgtcctggtacatttctccattcatcctgcctttaataatatgaagtctgccagtaccccttgctgaaaagcagccccaaaccatgatgcttccaccccaaacttaactgttggtatggtgttcttggggtggtgggcagtaccatttcttctccaaacatggtgtgtagaatgactgacaaaaagttaaattttgctttcatctgaccatactatagtccccaataatccacaggcttctccaaatgctctttcgcaaactttaaccgagcctcaacatgctttttgctcagcaatggagtcttgcgtggtgagcgtgcatggatgccatggcagttcagtgcattgcttatagttttctttgaatCAACAGTACCTactgatgcaaggtcttcctgaagttctgcccgagtggttcttggctcttggtgaactctcctgattattctttggacttctcggacagggatcttacgtggagcacctgatcgtggccggtttatggtgaacttatgctctttccatttccggataatggcccccacaatgctcacaggaacattcagcattctggaaatgcacctataaccattcccatcaaaatgcttttcaacgataagattacgaagatctcgagagagttctttgcatttacccatcatgaagtttttcctgtgtgcctcctgggtagtgagaagcctttataggccatcaattaggacaaaagcagctgatatcaattagtacttatagggggcagggtttctctctcaatactgatagatttcaggtgatctcctggctttctatgtcattttgcaccttgttatcttcatgtgttcaatacttattccctgtgtcatttcactttatttatcaTGACTCAACTTAtaaacttaaatgttctgatttctttgtataaagtcgatatttggcttgatggctacatctggtggaaattttgtgtcaatagccaacttagaaatccccttactgataaaaatgctgatgtgtcaaatacttattttccccgctgtatatGCACAGGTggaataataaagtataaatatgtcgttactgtacttaagtaaatttttctagtatcagttttttacttcacttttaactttcactgattacatttttacacaaatatctgtattttctaattcttacattttcaccccagactcgttactttagttttaatctattacaTGATCAATACTTTTTCCCACTGCgccgttttcagcacatcaacctgtttcctgtcattgtgtcgctttttcaatccactcatttcctgtctctcacacaccacagatgtagactagattttgaagctcacaatgagcaggcagaaggcagtaagaagtctggggttaacgtggatgagacagagggttAGATGCGCACAATGCGCACAATTTAACCTCTAGGGGTCGACAAACACGACGGCgtgttttgtgtcattttttcttcatgatgcgaaaatgaacttaaattactgtttttTGATCGTTCAGATAAAAGCAAAACATAATTCGAAAATGTAAAgtgtctacttttttttttaattcactcataacaacaaaatgctgtatttttgtcaaataaagaaaacagaagagatacagtttctctggtatcacctcaataaacgtccgtgtggaaacatagcaaaagttccgtttggtgtcctgatgctttacgtaatttaaaacaccataatcactttaaattgtttacaagaatatttagccTTCATGCTCCAtgctgagtttggtttcacgaataataaacataatttgcataaagcatcaacatttccccatgtccatgttgattagagtatagaAAACAAAGTATtgatatatggtacatttagaacagatagaactGTACGATTTAGTTGTGATTAATTGTGAGTTagctcatgacaatcatgtgattgaCAGCCCAAATATTACTATGATATGAGGTCCAGttaaacaggtagtagtaaaaCATGCTACTGCTTTACGTTTACTTAAAAAAGGTGTAGTTATTACttaaacttttaccagagtcttttaaaacatgtatATCTAACCAGGAAAAATGGGCGCGTGTAAGGATTTGGGCGAGTTTgagacaaattgtgacgtctagacgactgggtcagagcgtctccaaaactgcagctcttgtgggatgttcctggtctgcagtggtcagtgtctattaaaagtgctccaagaaaggaacagtggtgaactggcgacagggtcatgggggaTGAGGCTCAGTGATGCAC from Silurus meridionalis isolate SWU-2019-XX chromosome 24, ASM1480568v1, whole genome shotgun sequence encodes the following:
- the LOC124378416 gene encoding adhesion G protein-coupled receptor E1-like yields the protein MHCEIVLNMPFARGVGIFFLTLCLLTFAFCCQNSNETNAALINLCLNLLLFDLLDQPNSLFQLHLQTPQSCAIMKSLRRFFFISTFVWMFIETVVIFLFLKNISQIRSNLEQGLRWNRVNMVGYLIPVVVVIVCTAISAQNDVNGECWETKDEEKKFDYLILFIVASNVLLYIIIIIMMVFTLKQLRNMNLQRPNRDNTNLVMRVMFKSLAQFIILGCYWILRYIPTDNVGLYNVFLFLNTQQGTFIFIVHCLLNQEVRQKYRKIWDGICCYKNPGEASEAVETQETQH